In Podospora pseudopauciseta strain CBS 411.78 chromosome 2 map unlocalized CBS411.78m_2, whole genome shotgun sequence, the genomic stretch GTTTATGTAGGGCGAAATTCCAAGGAAAGCATTTTGCCATCATACTGATGAGATCGAAATATTTCCGGGTTGTGCTTTTGGCCACCACATAAACGATCAAGCTTCACGTATGAGCACTGGGCAAAAGCACCGGGCAAAGTATGGTTCCATATCAATGAGTACTAGAGATGATGTTCAATTAATGATTCTCCAATACGGAGTATTGCGAAGAGCCATGGGTACTAGGTAGGTAACTAGTAGACCACCCAGCAAGTCTCTGCTTCGAGCAAAAGGCCAGGTGATAATCTGCCCATATCACCCACTAGAAACACGATAAACAGTCTGCATGCTGTGGCTTCCCCTTCGTCTGTTTCTTCTGCGGCGTGTGCTTCTTCATTGTCGAATTACGCCCAGCTTTTCCCATGTTTTGTTGATTCCCGTGGTGCTGCTCATGCGGCTCCCTTCCATGTAAATGCATATGCTCAAAATAATTGTTACCGGAACTCCTCGCTCGTAAAAGAAATGCTGACCCCGAAGAGGTATCCCTTACCTTCCCCCCCATATCGAAAGACCAATTGCGAATTTTCCGTCGAACTCCCCGGCTTCTGCTGTTCTATCTGTGCAAGAGCCTGTTGATGAGACTGCTCCTGCGACGATGTCGGCGTCCGTCTCTAGGATCCCTGGCTGCGTCTCTTGGATCCTGTTTCACTTGGCGGGTTGGGGAGTGTGGAGGCGAGCCTGTGCCGTCGGAGGTGGTGACACTATGGCCGTCCCGAGACGTCGGTCGAATACCAGCGGGTTGCTCAGCACTGGGCCGAATAGACCCACGAGCCATGCGGCCTAGAGTAGCCAGAGCTCCTTCGTCAGAAGAGCCGCTGACTTTGCGGTCATACAGGCTAAGAGATCGACCATATGATCGCTCAGTCTGAACTTGGAAGGACATCCTGTGCCTGATGAGTGCCCTGCCCACATTCACATCGTCTTCCGTGATGCATGCATCAGGACCAATCTTGGCGTCagggtgaggaagggtggTGTTCCTATCTGTGGGCATCTTGTTAGCGAGTCTGAACAATACAAGGATTTGGGTATTTCATAACTTACTTCCACAGAATGTATCGGGGAACCCCGTGTCCCTGATTCGTGTGGAGGTTTGTGATGGGCTTCTGGGAGGCGTAGCCATATCTTCGGATATCGTTGAGAAGCTCGTCGAAGGAGACTTTCTGAATCTTGGTCTACGCATCGTGAAGAACGTCTTAGTTGGTGTTTATGTATACAAGCAAAGAGTGTGCTGATGACGATGCCTAGCCGCCACTGTGGGACTGTGTTGCTGTGTGGTGCGAAGGTCCGGATATAGCGGGCCGGACGGAAGTGAATGAGTTGATGGGCCAAGAAGGACCCTGGGGGTGTTGAACAATGAAGATCAACAAGCAATAGGAAggggaaaataaaaaattaaatatgAGACAAATGAGGGGATACACCAGGCATTCCCGGAGACAGAGAgtagagaaaagaaaaaataaagacGACTTCGGTCGAGGAGAGCAGATCCtcagaaggggagggggcgaaGGTGCGAGTACGTGGCCGTCGAGGGTTTATCAAGTGACCAGCACAAAGAATAGGGCAGTGAAAGCGGTGCGAAACGTTGACCGACATAAAAGGGCCGCCACTTGACGACCGTTGAGAATGGCATTGTTATATGACATGGGAAATCAGACGAGGCCTTGCCTTGTACGGATTTCCACGGAAAAGACGGAACTGAAGCCTAACTTGGCCCGCAGTCCAGACCAGCAACAGACTGTCAAGGCTGACAACATttggtgctgctgggaaAGTTTTCGGTCTCGGGTAGAGGAAGCGAAAGTCAACGAGTGGTTATGAGGCCACTTAGGCTCACCTAGGTTGAGGTTATTTTGTGGGGCAGCCCCGCGAAGGTGAGCAGAACAGGCGCGCGGCAGGTCGAGAGACGCCGGCCAAGTGCGATCAATCGATTGTTGTTTCGATCTTGGCCAAACAAAGGCCAGCCTCGATAGGCGGATGACGTTTGTTCTGGAATGGTTGGTGATTGGTCGAAGGCTTCTTCTTTGAGAATTCGGAGAGGACGACAAAGGGGTGCAAGATAAAGATAGAAACCACATGGATGGAAAGAAAGGAACAAGAGGCGAGAGATATCATGCCGGGGGAACATGCAGCTTTTGAAAGCCTATTCCCATCAAGTCGGACCATGACTCTGCGGGGGCAATCAAGGGTCAGCCACTGGGCAGCAGTCCTGCTTGCTGAGAAGGGCAGGCACGGACAGCGGAGAGTGAATTTCGCCTCGAGCAGGTACATCACGGCTAGAACGGATCACCGTGAGGTGCGGATGCCATGCCCGAAAGAGGGGACTGGAATACCTGCAGTCATGACGATTGGCTGCGATGGATACTCGGCAGTATGCAACACGCACGACCGGACTCTGTAGCCTCTGAGTTAGAATGGTGACAGATATCATCTACTACCTCGCTTCTTGGGAACAACTAGCCAATACTGGAGTGCCAGCGAGCTCTTGTTTTCAAATACCCCACGCTGTGAAATGTTGGGGAAGTCAGTGAGCAGTTTGAGGCCAGTGTCATCACCCAACCCCGAGAGCGAGGCCCGTCAACGGCCGGCCCTGCAAGCGGCCGTGCCGGCCATGAATCCCCAAGCGGCCGTACCAGTGTGGGAGGAACTGCACGTCACACAAAAGTTGATCATAGGCCGCATTGGGGCCCGATGACGACCGAGCTCGAGACCTGTACCATACAGCAAGATATTCACCGCCGTGACCTGGTCCTGTTCGGCCTAGCATGCATGTTGTGAATGGCCTCAACAGCTGTGAAGTCTGCATGTCTCAGAGCTGGACCTCAAAGGTGGGTGGTTCCGTAAAGTAATTCGATCCGGGAGGTCATCCGGGCTGTTCGATCGGCGGTGCTCCGCACTTTAGCTGCCCCGCTGTCTTGGCACACTGAGACATTGCGATCGGATGCGGGATGATTGCTGCGATGCTTATCTGACTGAGGAAGTACTGGTGAAGTATTGAGGCTGCGAGAAGGCCATGAAGGTCATGAAGGCGTCTGGAATATCGACATCACATTCCTGTCCTTGGATTTTCGCAGGATCTCGAGATGGTGTGGGTGTAGGATAGCAGCGTACTTCCGCCGACCTCCGAACATAATCCTCCGGCCCGTGAGAGCTTCACGGAACGCTCCGAGGCTGGGTTAGATATCGGATGAGGTAAATGAGTGGGGCCTTGTCGGTCTGCCCGATGCTCAAGCGCAAAATATCAAAAGCTGGCTGATCCTTGTAAGGCGAGATTGGCGGTATATGCGTGGAAGACTCCGTGAATTGGTCCATATTCGAGAGAGAAGGGAACACAGAGTTGAGAAGTTGCTGGCTGGAGAGCCATCCAACAGTCAACCGAAGATTTCCCGCATCAAAGTGTAAGTGAACGTGGCGCACTGACCAAATTGTGGTCCGGCATCCCCTGTCAAACTCACCCCTACGCTAAATCTTAAGGCGATGTGGCAGATTTGGTAAGGCGAAGCTGGCAGCTCTCTCCAGGTGGCCTTCCAGCAGTCCGTTCTCCAAATTGCCTGTACACCACGCGACAATTCAGCAGACGACCGAATTGCCCAACGACATTTTTTATCCTTTCCACGCCGGCACGCACGCAACCATCAATCAATTGATCTTAGCTCTTTTTTAATTCATTTTTCACCCACACACAAACCGCCACAATGTCCGACCAAGTGCAAGAAATCCTCGACGTCCCTCGCGAGTTCCTCAAGGACGGCATCCAGTTCATCCACAAGGCCCAGAAGCGTCTGTCTATGCATTGTCTCTTAGCCGGGGCGTCACCATGCTAACGATTGAACAGCCGACCAGAAGGAGTTCCTCAAGATCTCGCAAGCCGTTGGCGTCGGTTTCCTCAGTACGTCCGGTCTAGTTACAGCTACCAATACCGAATACAGTTGACTAACAGTTATGCAGTCATGGGCGCCGTCGGCTACTTCGTCAAGCTCATCCACGTTCCCCTTAACAACATCCTCGTTGGTGGCGCGTAAATCTGCTTTTTCGAACGGGAGATGATTGGCCGGGAGAAGGGAAGGACACGAACGACAGAGACGAGATACCAATAAACCGAATCAACGGGGACCGGGATCGAGTCCAGTGCAACGATACGTAATCAAGACGCGATGCATTCACGGCGGGAGCAGTCATGATACCACACATGATTGGGAACATGCGAGATAGGGACAAGGCGGGCGCAAAGATATCCATACATATTTCATCAGGTGTTTCGGCGGGCGATGGCGGCGGAACAAAACACTCAATAAAACCTTTCTGGTCATTAATAATTTTGCTCTAGCTAAGGATGCAACGTAGGGGCGCAATTGTACAAAAGTTTCTCAATGCAAGATCGAAACAGGGATCTATCATGGTTTCGCGAACCCCATGACAGCATACCGGAAGCTGCCATTGGCATACCCTCTCCTCATGGCACGGAATGCTTGCAGAAAGGCAATGCCATCTCTGCCTTGGCTGAAAGCAAACGCCCACAAGGACGGGTTCTGGATCAACGACCAAGAAATATCCCTACACCATTGTGTTAGcaaccaacctcctcgaGACTATTCTGTGCAGGAAACTTACCAtgtcttcttcacctcctgACTGATATCCTTCGGTCCCCCCACAACCTCCAGCCCGACCTCCTTCGCAAACTGCACATATCCATT encodes the following:
- a CDS encoding uncharacterized protein (EggNog:ENOG503PFIM), with translation MRRPRFRKSPSTSFSTISEDMATPPRSPSQTSTRIRDTGFPDTFCGNRNTTLPHPDAKIGPDACITEDDVNVGRALIRHRMSFQVQTERSYGRSLSLYDRKVSGSSDEGALATLGRMARGSIRPSAEQPAGIRPTSRDGHSVTTSDGTGSPPHSPTRQVKQDPRDAARDPRDGRRHRRRSSLINRLLHR
- a CDS encoding uncharacterized protein (BUSCO:EOG09265PUI; EggNog:ENOG503P6RT; COG:U); translated protein: MSDQVQEILDVPREFLKDGIQFIHKAQKPDQKEFLKISQAVGVGFLIMGAVGYFVKLIHVPLNNILVGGA